Proteins encoded together in one Penaeus vannamei isolate JL-2024 chromosome 9, ASM4276789v1, whole genome shotgun sequence window:
- the LOC113803780 gene encoding tRNA (34-2'-O)-methyltransferase regulator WDR6 isoform X2 has protein sequence MRSINTSVCKQMPGFGNVQAVRHLDPTGEGQYLHIHHLNSGNRLATHKVFDAAVVHGINIRPVKNEESRHWVVGVWGQKSLALLLYKHLPGNEINSLIEERRFEDWIIDAVLEDNLSHIVLATAHNSLIRYKLQYSKDLEEQTYQGTFVESEGNCPAHEEKKDFVQWQNKSHLGFPAKTELLTWKNTRWKPDRCVLVKVDCTENCILYCGHIVLMAGNWESAVLLAGTVFSQVLIWGPWGSTDPRGRVAPMHCLSGHEGVLFSINFSVAQGLLTTTSDDRTLRMWSIIPKYPLSDTHSPPSIQVFNKEQVQRYWLDAEITEKHICYGHGARVWQSLILSSCVVSVGEDSKVCVWDQQGRLVTWWKAHDGSCIWNVAASEDEGQLVTGGGDGSVKTWSLNITDSPKAEPLLNGPWCLTEKETPLIENEHSKVTDVSPQLLASGKDEGYKLEMLKNSEVFEDFDFEGAETIERCTKNNSDQLPKANDFPRCVALVGVNQFLLAMDSGRLFQWHSEHATWTLVWDDPRMRKYVIMDTSSDQKKIAVGMLCGVVLIFRISNGNWEKHLEATFCQGKVFSLLWLGSDRILACGPDGDIVTWRLLEVQGSMVKERNHTLPPCKQRWVSAACIAPSTVPGGYGLICGDRAGSLHLYHQEDSVPRQSIRGIHGKNGVTSLVIHEGFIYSSGRDGCVRQLKLFDEGIQVLTVTRVSNVTWVAQVIFLQGRPLALCFHDVNLKLWNLAEDRAVVEVECGGGHRSWALHASRSEDKLVFFFVKDGIPCIFRTTLADKLMPMIKNPVNTRETMCLQTLFHVEGKTFFAMGGEDTTLRIHSVHGLESHRSLCVVRSHISNIRALCRIEWEGASNPAGLDRSVWLVSGGGRAQMKLWEVAPNYISQKNLPNAGSGYQEKVPVARSKEENTHQQEQHAQKENTSVTCNSSREKMLSVGCREVTSHMIRTGSNKTWKSQELTFDPETRYMDATAFWITDKLAVIVLASSDGVLRVFVFSRCTEKLKLVCARACDHCLLKVVRVPIQTQHILASAGTDGRVVFWDMKSIVNWLYTPNVAVDNPPPSLELHQLAVVQSHQSGVNSLSINYHGKPTDVESYRSSLTLATGGDDNKLSVWDVIIDTSEDGLTKIAVDFLCCAIGHASQITGLEWISPNLLVSTSVDQRVIVWELCHTDTPGSATRTYLKATRSAYTGVPDVKGLTVIPINKNSSNTNNSETDLLQRLFVYGVGLQVYDLDTSTGEL, from the exons atgaggagcaTTAACACAAGTGTTTGTAAGCAAATGCCTGGATTTGGCAATGTGCAGGCAGTGAGGCACCTGGATCCAACAG GTGAGGGACAATACTTACATATTCACCATTTGAACAGTGGCAACAGACTTGCAACCCACAAAGTCTTTGATGCTGCTGTTGTCCATGGCATTAATATAAGACCGGTGAAAAATGAAGAGAGCAGGCACTGGGTGGTTGGTGTTTGGGGGCAGAAGAGCCTGGCTTTACTGCTATATAAACATCTTCCAGGGAATGAAAT AAATTCACTAATTGAAGAAAGAAGATTTGAAGATTGGATTATTGATGCAGTCTTAGAAGATAATTTGTCACACATTGTACTTGCAACTGCACACAACTCGCTAATCAGATACAAACTGCAGTATTCTAAAGATCTTGAAGAGCAAACTTATCAGGGTACCTTTGTGGAAAGTGAGGGAAATTGCCCAgcacatgaagaaaaaaaggattttgttCAGTGGCAGAATAAGAGTCATTTGGGTTTTCCAGCAAAGACTGAACTTTTGACCTGGAAAAACACAAGATGGAAGCCAGACAGATGCGTGTTGGTAAAGGTAGACTGCACAGAGAACTGCATTCTATACTGTGGCCATATAGTGCTAATGGCTGGAAACTGGGAGAGTGCTGTACTTTTGGCTGGTACAGTGTTCAGCCAAGTCCTGATATGGGGTCCTTGGGGCAGTACAGATCCAAGGGGAAGGGTTGCACCGATGCACTGTCTGTCAGGTCATGAG GGTGTCTTGTTCTCGATCAACTTTTCTGTTGCTCAGGGCCTCCTCACCACAACCTCAGATGACAGAACTCTCAGAATGTGGAGCATAATACCAAAGTACCCCTTAAGCGACAcacattcccctccttccattcaggTATTTAACAAAGAGCAAGTGCAACGGTACTGGTTAGATGCAGAGATCACAGAGAAGCACATCTGCTATGGTCATGGGGCAAGAGTTTGGCAGTCTCTCATCTTATCCTCCTGTGTGGTGAGTGTCGGAGAGGATTCAAAGGTGTGTGTATGGGACCAGCAAGGGAGGCTTGTTACTTGGTGGAAGGCTCATGATGGCTCGTGCATTTGGAATGTAGCAGCATCAGAAGATGAGGGCCAATTGGTTactggaggaggagatggcagtGTCAAGACATGGAGCTTAAATATTACAGATTCCCCAAAGGCAGAACCTCTCCTAAATGGTCCATGGTGTCTTACAGAGAAAGAAACCCCATTAATTGAAAATGAACATAGTAAAGTTACAGATGTTTCCCCTCAGCTACTGGCATCAGGAAAAGATGAAGGATACAAGTTAGAAATGTTGAAGAATAGTGAAGTTTTTGAAGATTTTGATTTTGAAGGGGCTGAGACAATTGAGAGGTGCACTAAAAATAATTCTGATCAACTGCCAAAGGCAAATGACTTTCCACGATGTGTTGCACTAGTTGGAGTTAACCAATTTCTTCTAGCAATGGACAGTGGACGCTTATTCCAGTGGCATTCTGAACATGCCACTTGGACACTGGTTTGGGATGATCCAAGAATGCGAAAATATGTCATAATGGACACGAGTTCAGACCAGAAAAAAATTGCAGTGGGAATGCTGTGTGGTGTTGTCCTTATCTTCAGAATAA GTAATGGTAACTGGGAAAAACACTTAGAAGCCACATTCTGCCAAGGGAAAGTATTTAGCCTTCTGTGGCTAGGTTCTGATCGCATCCTTGCTTGTGGGCCTGATGGTGACATCGTGACCTGGAGACTCCTGGAAGTCCAAG GTTCAATGGTGAAGGAAAGGAATCACACCCTACCTCCTTGTAAACAACGTTGGGTATCAGCTGCCTGCATTGCACCGTCAACAGTCCCAGGAGGTTATGGTCTGATCTGCGGGGATAGAGCTGGCAGTCTACACCTGTATCACCAGGAG GACTCAGTGCCAAGGCAGAGCATCCGTGGGATCCATGGTAAGAATGGGGTAACAAGCCTTGTCATCCATGAAGGTTTCATCTACAGCTCAGGACGAGATGGATGTGTTCGTCAATTAAAGCTCTTCGATGAGGGCATACAGGTGCTCACAGTCACAAGGGTCAGCAATGTGACCTGGGTAGCTCAGGTCATATTTCTTCAAGGGAGACCTCTGGCCCTCTGCTTCCATGAT GTCAACCTCAAATTGTGGAACCTTGCTGAAGATCGAGCAGTGGTGGAAGTTGAGTGCGGAGGTGGCCACCGATCATGGGCTCTCCATGCATCAAGATCGGAGGACAAACTGGTCTTCTTCTTCGTTAAAGATGGGATACCTTGCATCTTTCGCACAACATTGGCTGACAAGCTTATGCCAATGATTAAG aACCCAGTAAACACTCGTGAAACAATGTGCCTACAAACACTTTTTCATGTGGAAGGTAAAACATTCTTTGCGATGGGAGGTGAAGACACAACTTTACGTATCCATTCTGTCCATGGTCTCGAGAGCCACAGATCACTTTGTGTCGTGCGCAGTCACATTTCTAACATCAGGGCTCTGTGTCGCATAGAATGGGAAGGAGCAAGTAATCCAGCAGGTTTGGATAGAAGTGTTTGGCTCGTGTCTGGGGGTGGAAGGGCACAGATGAAACTGTGGGAAGTCGCCCCCAATTACATTTCACAGAAGAACCTACCAAATGCAGGTAGTGGGTATCAGGAAAAAGTCCCAGTAGCAAGGAGCAAAGAAGAAAACACTCATCAGCAAGAACAACATGCACAAAAGGAGAACACTTCTGTAACATGCAACTCAAGCAGAGAAAAGATGTTGAGTGTTGGTTGCAGGGAGGTTACATCCCACATGATTCGCACAGGAAGTAACAAGACCTGGAAGAGCCAGGAACTGACCTTTGACCCTGAAACACGTTACATGGATGCCACTGCTTTCTGGATCACTGATAAGCTAGCAGTGATTGTCTTAGCCTCATCTGATGGTGTTTTGAG GGTCTTTGTGTTCAGTCGATGCACTGAGAAACTGAAGCTGGTGTGTGCCCGTGCATGTGACCACTGCCTCCTGAAGGTGGTCAGAGTTCCAATCCAGACACAACACATCCTTGCCTCTGCTGGCACTGATGGAAGGGTTGTATTCTGGGATATGAAG TCCATTGTAAATTGGTTATACACGCCTAATGTTGCAGTCGACAATCCACCCCCTTCGCTGGAACTGCATCAACTAGCTGTCGTCCAAAGTCATCAATCTGGTGTCAACAGTTTATCAATCAACTACCACGGCAAACCCACAGATGTTGAGAGTTACAGGAGTAGCTTAACTCTGGCAACTGGAGGGGATGATAATAAGCTGTCTGTTTGGGATGTGATAATAGACACTTCAGAGGATGGCTTAACAAAAATTGCTGTTGATTTTCTCTGCTGTGCGATTGGACATGCTTCACAAATTACTG GCCTGGAATGGATATCACCTAACTTGCTAGTCAGCACTTCAGTTGACCAGAGAGTTATTGTGTGGGAGCTCTGCCACACAGACACCCCAGGAAGTGCAACAAGAACGTATCTGAAAGCCACACGTTCAGCATATACTGGTGTACCCGATGTAAAAGGTTTGACTGTGATTCCTATAAATAAGAACAGTTCCAACACCAATAATTCTGAAACTGATTTGCTACAGAGGCTTTTTGTGTATGGTGTTGGATTACAGGTTTATGATTTAGATACTTCTACAGGGGAattatga
- the LOC113803780 gene encoding tRNA (34-2'-O)-methyltransferase regulator WDR6 isoform X1, translated as MRSINTSVCKQMPGFGNVQAVRHLDPTGEGQYLHIHHLNSGNRLATHKVFDAAVVHGINIRPVKNEESRHWVVGVWGQKSLALLLYKHLPGNEINSLIEERRFEDWIIDAVLEDNLSHIVLATAHNSLIRYKLQYSKDLEEQTYQGTFVESEGNCPAHEEKKDFVQWQNKSHLGFPAKTELLTWKNTRWKPDRCVLVKVDCTENCILYCGHIVLMAGNWESAVLLAGTVFSQVLIWGPWGSTDPRGRVAPMHCLSGHEGVLFSINFSVAQGLLTTTSDDRTLRMWSIIPKYPLSDTHSPPSIQVFNKEQVQRYWLDAEITEKHICYGHGARVWQSLILSSCVVSVGEDSKVCVWDQQGRLVTWWKAHDGSCIWNVAASEDEGQLVTGGGDGSVKTWSLNITDSPKAEPLLNGPWCLTEKETPLIENEHSKVTDVSPQLLASGKDEGYKLEMLKNSEVFEDFDFEGAETIERCTKNNSDQLPKANDFPRCVALVGVNQFLLAMDSGRLFQWHSEHATWTLVWDDPRMRKYVIMDTSSDQKKIAVGMLCGVVLIFRITGNGNWEKHLEATFCQGKVFSLLWLGSDRILACGPDGDIVTWRLLEVQGSMVKERNHTLPPCKQRWVSAACIAPSTVPGGYGLICGDRAGSLHLYHQEDSVPRQSIRGIHGKNGVTSLVIHEGFIYSSGRDGCVRQLKLFDEGIQVLTVTRVSNVTWVAQVIFLQGRPLALCFHDVNLKLWNLAEDRAVVEVECGGGHRSWALHASRSEDKLVFFFVKDGIPCIFRTTLADKLMPMIKNPVNTRETMCLQTLFHVEGKTFFAMGGEDTTLRIHSVHGLESHRSLCVVRSHISNIRALCRIEWEGASNPAGLDRSVWLVSGGGRAQMKLWEVAPNYISQKNLPNAGSGYQEKVPVARSKEENTHQQEQHAQKENTSVTCNSSREKMLSVGCREVTSHMIRTGSNKTWKSQELTFDPETRYMDATAFWITDKLAVIVLASSDGVLRVFVFSRCTEKLKLVCARACDHCLLKVVRVPIQTQHILASAGTDGRVVFWDMKSIVNWLYTPNVAVDNPPPSLELHQLAVVQSHQSGVNSLSINYHGKPTDVESYRSSLTLATGGDDNKLSVWDVIIDTSEDGLTKIAVDFLCCAIGHASQITGLEWISPNLLVSTSVDQRVIVWELCHTDTPGSATRTYLKATRSAYTGVPDVKGLTVIPINKNSSNTNNSETDLLQRLFVYGVGLQVYDLDTSTGEL; from the exons atgaggagcaTTAACACAAGTGTTTGTAAGCAAATGCCTGGATTTGGCAATGTGCAGGCAGTGAGGCACCTGGATCCAACAG GTGAGGGACAATACTTACATATTCACCATTTGAACAGTGGCAACAGACTTGCAACCCACAAAGTCTTTGATGCTGCTGTTGTCCATGGCATTAATATAAGACCGGTGAAAAATGAAGAGAGCAGGCACTGGGTGGTTGGTGTTTGGGGGCAGAAGAGCCTGGCTTTACTGCTATATAAACATCTTCCAGGGAATGAAAT AAATTCACTAATTGAAGAAAGAAGATTTGAAGATTGGATTATTGATGCAGTCTTAGAAGATAATTTGTCACACATTGTACTTGCAACTGCACACAACTCGCTAATCAGATACAAACTGCAGTATTCTAAAGATCTTGAAGAGCAAACTTATCAGGGTACCTTTGTGGAAAGTGAGGGAAATTGCCCAgcacatgaagaaaaaaaggattttgttCAGTGGCAGAATAAGAGTCATTTGGGTTTTCCAGCAAAGACTGAACTTTTGACCTGGAAAAACACAAGATGGAAGCCAGACAGATGCGTGTTGGTAAAGGTAGACTGCACAGAGAACTGCATTCTATACTGTGGCCATATAGTGCTAATGGCTGGAAACTGGGAGAGTGCTGTACTTTTGGCTGGTACAGTGTTCAGCCAAGTCCTGATATGGGGTCCTTGGGGCAGTACAGATCCAAGGGGAAGGGTTGCACCGATGCACTGTCTGTCAGGTCATGAG GGTGTCTTGTTCTCGATCAACTTTTCTGTTGCTCAGGGCCTCCTCACCACAACCTCAGATGACAGAACTCTCAGAATGTGGAGCATAATACCAAAGTACCCCTTAAGCGACAcacattcccctccttccattcaggTATTTAACAAAGAGCAAGTGCAACGGTACTGGTTAGATGCAGAGATCACAGAGAAGCACATCTGCTATGGTCATGGGGCAAGAGTTTGGCAGTCTCTCATCTTATCCTCCTGTGTGGTGAGTGTCGGAGAGGATTCAAAGGTGTGTGTATGGGACCAGCAAGGGAGGCTTGTTACTTGGTGGAAGGCTCATGATGGCTCGTGCATTTGGAATGTAGCAGCATCAGAAGATGAGGGCCAATTGGTTactggaggaggagatggcagtGTCAAGACATGGAGCTTAAATATTACAGATTCCCCAAAGGCAGAACCTCTCCTAAATGGTCCATGGTGTCTTACAGAGAAAGAAACCCCATTAATTGAAAATGAACATAGTAAAGTTACAGATGTTTCCCCTCAGCTACTGGCATCAGGAAAAGATGAAGGATACAAGTTAGAAATGTTGAAGAATAGTGAAGTTTTTGAAGATTTTGATTTTGAAGGGGCTGAGACAATTGAGAGGTGCACTAAAAATAATTCTGATCAACTGCCAAAGGCAAATGACTTTCCACGATGTGTTGCACTAGTTGGAGTTAACCAATTTCTTCTAGCAATGGACAGTGGACGCTTATTCCAGTGGCATTCTGAACATGCCACTTGGACACTGGTTTGGGATGATCCAAGAATGCGAAAATATGTCATAATGGACACGAGTTCAGACCAGAAAAAAATTGCAGTGGGAATGCTGTGTGGTGTTGTCCTTATCTTCAGAATAA CAGGTAATGGTAACTGGGAAAAACACTTAGAAGCCACATTCTGCCAAGGGAAAGTATTTAGCCTTCTGTGGCTAGGTTCTGATCGCATCCTTGCTTGTGGGCCTGATGGTGACATCGTGACCTGGAGACTCCTGGAAGTCCAAG GTTCAATGGTGAAGGAAAGGAATCACACCCTACCTCCTTGTAAACAACGTTGGGTATCAGCTGCCTGCATTGCACCGTCAACAGTCCCAGGAGGTTATGGTCTGATCTGCGGGGATAGAGCTGGCAGTCTACACCTGTATCACCAGGAG GACTCAGTGCCAAGGCAGAGCATCCGTGGGATCCATGGTAAGAATGGGGTAACAAGCCTTGTCATCCATGAAGGTTTCATCTACAGCTCAGGACGAGATGGATGTGTTCGTCAATTAAAGCTCTTCGATGAGGGCATACAGGTGCTCACAGTCACAAGGGTCAGCAATGTGACCTGGGTAGCTCAGGTCATATTTCTTCAAGGGAGACCTCTGGCCCTCTGCTTCCATGAT GTCAACCTCAAATTGTGGAACCTTGCTGAAGATCGAGCAGTGGTGGAAGTTGAGTGCGGAGGTGGCCACCGATCATGGGCTCTCCATGCATCAAGATCGGAGGACAAACTGGTCTTCTTCTTCGTTAAAGATGGGATACCTTGCATCTTTCGCACAACATTGGCTGACAAGCTTATGCCAATGATTAAG aACCCAGTAAACACTCGTGAAACAATGTGCCTACAAACACTTTTTCATGTGGAAGGTAAAACATTCTTTGCGATGGGAGGTGAAGACACAACTTTACGTATCCATTCTGTCCATGGTCTCGAGAGCCACAGATCACTTTGTGTCGTGCGCAGTCACATTTCTAACATCAGGGCTCTGTGTCGCATAGAATGGGAAGGAGCAAGTAATCCAGCAGGTTTGGATAGAAGTGTTTGGCTCGTGTCTGGGGGTGGAAGGGCACAGATGAAACTGTGGGAAGTCGCCCCCAATTACATTTCACAGAAGAACCTACCAAATGCAGGTAGTGGGTATCAGGAAAAAGTCCCAGTAGCAAGGAGCAAAGAAGAAAACACTCATCAGCAAGAACAACATGCACAAAAGGAGAACACTTCTGTAACATGCAACTCAAGCAGAGAAAAGATGTTGAGTGTTGGTTGCAGGGAGGTTACATCCCACATGATTCGCACAGGAAGTAACAAGACCTGGAAGAGCCAGGAACTGACCTTTGACCCTGAAACACGTTACATGGATGCCACTGCTTTCTGGATCACTGATAAGCTAGCAGTGATTGTCTTAGCCTCATCTGATGGTGTTTTGAG GGTCTTTGTGTTCAGTCGATGCACTGAGAAACTGAAGCTGGTGTGTGCCCGTGCATGTGACCACTGCCTCCTGAAGGTGGTCAGAGTTCCAATCCAGACACAACACATCCTTGCCTCTGCTGGCACTGATGGAAGGGTTGTATTCTGGGATATGAAG TCCATTGTAAATTGGTTATACACGCCTAATGTTGCAGTCGACAATCCACCCCCTTCGCTGGAACTGCATCAACTAGCTGTCGTCCAAAGTCATCAATCTGGTGTCAACAGTTTATCAATCAACTACCACGGCAAACCCACAGATGTTGAGAGTTACAGGAGTAGCTTAACTCTGGCAACTGGAGGGGATGATAATAAGCTGTCTGTTTGGGATGTGATAATAGACACTTCAGAGGATGGCTTAACAAAAATTGCTGTTGATTTTCTCTGCTGTGCGATTGGACATGCTTCACAAATTACTG GCCTGGAATGGATATCACCTAACTTGCTAGTCAGCACTTCAGTTGACCAGAGAGTTATTGTGTGGGAGCTCTGCCACACAGACACCCCAGGAAGTGCAACAAGAACGTATCTGAAAGCCACACGTTCAGCATATACTGGTGTACCCGATGTAAAAGGTTTGACTGTGATTCCTATAAATAAGAACAGTTCCAACACCAATAATTCTGAAACTGATTTGCTACAGAGGCTTTTTGTGTATGGTGTTGGATTACAGGTTTATGATTTAGATACTTCTACAGGGGAattatga